A genomic stretch from Malus domestica chromosome 15, GDT2T_hap1 includes:
- the LOC103456206 gene encoding RNA-dependent RNA polymerase 6, whose amino-acid sequence MESEASETSTVVTQLSFGGFGRHVKASDLVTYLEDEIGLVYRCRLKTSWTPQESFPNFELIDPSNIARTNDYIMVEPHAFVHFAMPESVTFAMDAAGRSQLFYNNEPLKVSLGPENPYFLNRRRRDKTPFKLSDVCVDIGSLVRQDEFFVAWRGPTYGVDFIVDPFDGTCKFCFTRDTAFSFKGIKKHAVIKCDFMVEFLVRDVSEIKQYTDTAYHVILLRLASSPWVSYRTADDDIDQSVPFNLLDDDDPWIRTTDFTPSGAIGRCNCYRVSIPPRHGAKLKRTMDYLREHRVREVCLKRPPKVQNEPDFGMPASDPFFCIHYKDDISFEIMFLVNAVMHKGIFNQHQLSDSFFGLLRSQPKEVNVAALKHLCTYKHPEFDACKRLKVVQDWLLKNPKLFKDPKRLDDISEVRRLIITPTKAYCLPPEVELSNRVLRKYKEVADRFLRVTFMDEGMQTINSHVLNSYVAPIVKEIMTNASPQKTNVFKRVKTILTDGFYLCSRKYSFLAFSSNQLKDRSAWFFAEDMNIAILDIKKWMGKFANKNIAKCAARMGLCFSSTYATVDVPLSEVNFDLPDIKRNEYDFSDGIGKITPDLAMKVAEKLKLDRDPPCAYQIRYAGCKGVVACWPSNGDGYRLSLRPSMNKFKSCHTILEICSWTRLQPGFLNRQIITLLSALDVPDEIFWRKQERMVLKLNRMLVDTDVAFDVLTGSCAEQGNAAAIMLSAGFKPQTEPHLRGMLTCIRAAQLWGLREKARIFVPSGRWLMGCLDELGVLEQGQCFVQVSTPSLQNCFANHGSRFDKIEKNLQVIKGLVVIAKNPCLHPGDIRILEAVDAPELRHLHDCILFPQKGDRPHTNEASGSDLDGDLYFVTWDEDLIPPSKKSWTPMMYDPQEAKPHGRPITQMDIINFFAKNMVNENLGAICNAHVVHADRSDYGAMDENCLLLAEYAALAVDFPKTGKTVALPAHLKPKMYPDFMGKEEHQTYKSTKILGRLYRHIRDAYDEEMATSLELNYTPGDIPYDMDLEIPGATDFIADAWEKKCSYDGQVKGLMGQYKVKREEEIVTGHVWSIPKSNSKKQGELKERLKQSYGALKKEFRLIFENRDPNIESLTDDEKSILYEQKASAWYQVTYHPKWVKRSIHLQEPDVAGNVAMLSFAWITADYLARIKIKRRGVEHIDSPKPINSLSKYLADRM is encoded by the exons ATGGAATCTGAAGCAAGTGAAACTAGCACAGTGGTAACTCAACTTAGTTTTGGTGGATTTGGTAGACATGTGAAGGCAAGCGATCTTGTAACGTACTTGGAAGATGAAATTGGGCTTGTATATAGGTGCAGGTTGAAAACATCTTGGACCCCTCAAGAGTCCTTTCCAAATTTTGAGCTCATTGATCCTTCAAATATTGCAAGAACAAATGATTATATCATGGTGGAGCCTCATGCATTTGTGCATTTTGCCATGCCTGAGTCAGTAACTTTTGCTATGGATGCAGCAGGGCGTTCTCAACTCTTTTACAACAATGAACCATTGAAAGTAAGTTTGGGTCCTGAGAATCCATATTTCTTGAATAGGAGGAGGAGGGATAAAACTCCATTCAAGTTATCTGATGTATGTGTCGACATTGGAAGTTTAGTTCGTCAAGATGAGTTTTTTGTCGCTTGGAGAGGACCCACTTATGGTGTTGACTTTATTGTGGATCCTTTTGATGGAACATGCAAATTTTGTTTTACCAGAGACACTGCATTTTCATTTAAGGGGATAAAGAAGCATGCAGTCATTAAATGCGATTTTATGGTAGAGTTCTTGGTAAGAGACGTTTCTGAAATCAAGCAATACACAGATACTGCATATCATGTAATTCTGTTGCGGCTGGCTTCATCACCCTGGGTTTCGTATAGAACTGCTGATGATGACATTGACCAATCAGTCCCATTTAATCTGTTGGATGATGATGATCCTTGGATTAGAACCACGGATTTTACTCCTAGTGGGGCTATTGGGCGTTGTAATTGCTACAGAGTTTCAATACCCCCCCGACATGGTGCAAAGTTGAAGAGGACCATGGATTATCTTCGAGAACACAGGGTGCGGGAGGTTTGCCTCAAACGGCCTCCTAAGGTTCAAAACGAACCTGATTTTGGAATGCCTGCTTCGGATCCTTTCTTCTGTATTCATTATAAGGATGATATTTCGTTTGAGATAATGTTCTTGGTTAATGCAGTAATGCACAAGGGCATTTTTAATCAGCACCAGTTGTCGGACAGTTTCTTTGGTTTACTGAGGAGCCAACCAAAGGAGGTCAATGTGGCTGCATTGAAGCACTTGTGCACTTACAAGCACCCAGAATTTGATGCCTGTAAGAGACTGAAAGTTGTTCAAGATTGGTTGCTGAAGAACCCCAAGCTTTTCAAGGATCCTAAGCGATTGGATGACATTTCTGAAGTTAGGAGGTTGATTATCACCCCAACTAAAGCCTACTGTCTTCCGCCAGAGGTTGAACTTTCCAATAGGGTTCTTAGAAAGTATAAGGAAGTTGCTGATCGGTTCTTAAGGGTTACCTTTATGGATGAAGGTATGCAGACAATCAACTCTCATGTTCTGAACTCTTATGTTGCTCCTATTGTGAAGGAAATTATGACGAACGCCTCTCCTCAGAAAACAAATGTATTCAAAAGGGTGAAGACAATTTTGACTGACGGCTTTTACTTGTGTAGTCGTAAGTACTCTTTCTTGGCCTTCTCATCCAATCAATTGAAGGATCGTTCTGCCTGGTTTTTTGCTGAAGACATGAACATTGCTATCCTTGACATCAAAAAATGGATGGGAAAGTTCGCCAACAAAAATATTGCTAAATGTGCTGCTAGGATGGGCCTATGCTTTTCTTCTACATATGCAACGGTAGACGTTCCATTAAGTGAAGTTAATTTTGACCTTCCAGATATCAAGAGGAATGAGTATGATTTTTCTGATGGGATTGGTAAGATTACTCCTGACCTCGCAATGAAAGTCGCAGAGAAGTTGAAACTCGACAGAGATCCACCTTGTGCATATCAAATAAGATATGCTGGCTGTAAAGGGGTTGTGGCTTGTTGGCCATCCAATGGTGATGGGTACCGGCTTTCTTTAAGGCCTAGTATGAACAAGTTTAAGTCATGCCATACTATACTGGAAATTTGTTCTTGGACTAGGTTGCAGCCGGGTTTTCTAAACAGGCAGATCATCACATTACTTTCTGCACTAGATGTTCCAGATGAGATATTCTGGAGAAAGCAGGAGAGAATGGTTTTAAAGTTAAACCGGATGCTTGTGGACACAGATGTGGCATTTGATGTTCTCACTGGCTCTTGCGCTGAGCAAGGAAATGCAGCAGCTATAATGCTGAGTGCTGGTTTCAAGCCCCAGACAGAACCTCATCTACGGGGCATGTTAACCTGTATACGAGCCGCTCAGCTTTGGGGCCTTAGGGAAAAGGCTAGGATTTTTGTTCCTTCTGGAAGATGGCTTATGGGATGTCTAGATGAGCTAGGGGTACTTGAGCAAGGCCAGTGCTTTGTCCAAGTGTCTACCCCGTCACTACAGAATTGTTTTGCCAATCATGGCTCTAGGTTTGATAAGATTGAGAAGAATCTTCAAGTGATTAAGGGGCTTGTTGTGATAGCAAAGAATCCTTGCCTTCATCCTGGAGATATAAGGATTCTTGAAGCAGTTGATGCCCCTGAGTTACGCCACTTGCATGATTGCATTCTTTTCCCTCAGAAGGGTGATAGGCCCCACACAAATGAAGCTTCTGGAAGTGACCTCGATGGGGACCTTTACTTTGTTACTTGGGATGAAGATCTTATTCCCCCAAGTAAGAAGAGCTGGACTCCTATGATGTATGATCCTCAAGAAGCCAAACCTCATGGGCGTCCTATAActcagatg gatattataaatttttttgcgAAAAACATGGTGAATGAGAACTTAGGGGCTATATGCAATGCACATGTGGTTCATGCTGACCGTAGTGATTATGGGGCTATGGATGAGAACTGCCTTCTATTAGCTGAGTATGCAGCATTAGCAGTTGATTTTCCGAAAACTGGAAAGACTGTTGCCTTGCCAGCACATCTAAAGCCGAAGATGTACCCTGATTTCATGGGGAAGGAGGAGCACCAGACGTACAAGTCAACTAAAATTTTGGGGCGACTATATCGCCACATTAGAGATGCTTATGACGAAGAAATGGCAACCTCTTTGGAGCTGAATTATACTCCTGGTGACATCCCATATGATATGGATCTGGAGATTCCTGGAGCCACTGATTTTATAGCTGACGCGTGGGAGAAAAAGTGCTCTTATGATGGCCAGGTGAAGGGTCTAATGGGGCAATACAAAGttaagagagaagaagagattgTTACTGGGCATGTTTGGTCCATCCCCAAATCCAACAGCAAGAAGCAAGGGGAGCTGAAGGAGCGGTTGAAGCAATCCTACGGTGCTCTTAAAAAAGAATTCAGGCTAATTTTTGAGAACAGGGATCCAAATATTGAATCTCTTACTGATGATGAGAAGAGTATACTGTATGAACAGAAGGCATCGGCATGGTACCAGGTGACTTACCACCCGAAATGGGTGAAAAGATCAATCCATTTGCAAGAGCCGGATGTTGCTGGAAATGTGGCGATGTTGAGCTTTGCCTGGATTACAGCGGACTACCTTGCACGAATCAAGATCAAGCGCCGCGGAGTGGAACATATTGATTCTCCGAAGCCTATCAACTCTTTGTCGAAGTACCTAGCTGATCGAATGTGA